CGACAAAAGCAATATATTTCTAAAAACAAACACTTTTTTGATAGCGAGGGAAATTTAAATGTCTAAAGCATATGAACAATCTGGTGTAAATATTCATGCTGGTTATGAAGCTGTAGAAAGAATGTCTAGTCATGTTAAACGTACGATGCGTAAAGAAGTTATCGGTGGTTTAGGTGGATTCGGTGCTACATTTGATTTATCACAATTAAATATGACAGCGCCAGTTTTAGTTTCTGGAACAGACGGAGTAGGTACGAAATTAAAACTAGCTATCGACTATGGTAAACATGATTCGATAGGTATCGATGCAGTCGCAATGTGTGTTAATGATATTTTAACGACAGGTGCAGAACCATTATATTTTTTAGATTACATTGCTACAAACAAAGTTGTTCCTGAAGTTATTGAACAAATTGTTAAAGGTATTAGTGATGCATGTGTTGAAACGAATACTGCACTTATCGGTGGAGAGACTGCTGAAATGGGTGAAATGTATCACGAAGGCGAATATGATGTAGCTGGATTTGCTGTTGGAGCAGTTGAAAAGGATGACTATGTAGATGGTTCAGAAGTGAAAGAGGGACAAGTTGTTATAGGGCTTGCGTCAAGTGGCATTCATTCAAATGGATACAGTTTAGTGCGCAAATTAATTAATGAATCAGGCATTGATTTGGCATCAAACTTCGATAATCGTCCATTTATCGATGTCTTTTTAGAACCAACTAAATTATATGTCAAACCTGTACTTGCTTTGAAAAAAGAAGTTTCTATTAAGGCAATGAATCATATTACTGGTGGAGGTTTTTATGAAAATATTCCACGTGCATTGCCAGCCGGATATGCTGCTAGAATTGATACTACATCATTTCCAACACCAAAAATATTTGATTGGTTACAACAACAAGGCAATATAGACACAAATGAAATGTATAACATTTTTAATATGGGTATTGGCTATACGGTTATCGTTGATGAAAAAGATGTATCACGCGCTTTGAAGATTTTAGCAGAACAAAATGTGGAAGCCTATCAAATTGGTCATATTGTGAAAAATGAGTCAACTGCAATTGAATTGTTGGGGGTATAACAATGGTTAAAATTGCGATTTTTGCATCAGGTTCAGGAAGTAACTTTGAAAATATAGTTGAGCATGTTGAATCAGGAAAACTTGAAAATATTGAAGTTACGGCGCTATATACGGATCATCAAAATGCGTTTTGTATAGATAGAGCAAAAAAGCACGATATTCCTGTTTATATTAATGAACCAAAACAATTTGATTCAAAAGCAGCGTATGAACAACATTTAGTAACATTATTAAATGAAGATAAGGTAGAGTGGATTATTCTAGCTGGCTACATGCGTCTAATTGGTCCAGACTTATTAGCTTCATTTGAAGGTAAAATATTGAATATACATCCATCTCTATTGCCGAAATATAAGGGGATTGACGCAATAGGCCAAGCATATCATAGTGGCGATACTATTACTGGTTCGACAGTACATTATGTTGATAGTGGTATGGATACGGGAGAAATTATTGAACAGAGAAAATGTGATATTAGACCGGACGATTCAAAAGAACAATTAGAAGAGAAAGTAAAAAAATTGGAATATGAGTTATATCCAAGTGTTATTGCTAAAATTGTAAAATAAGGAGTATGTATGTGATGAAGAAAGCTATTTTGAGCGTATCAAATAAAACAGGTATTGTAGAGTTTGCTAAAGCGTTAACGCAATTAAATTATGAATTATATTCAACAGGTGGTACTAAACGTATATTAGATGAAGCAAATGTACCAGTTCGTTCTGTTTCAGACTTAACACATTTTCCAGAAATAATGGATGGCCGTGTTAAAACATTACATCCGGCTGTTCATGGTGGCATTTTAGCTGATCGAAATAAACCGCAGCATTTAAATGAATTATCAGAACAACATATAGATTTAATTGATATGGTAGTAGTTAATTTATATCCATTCCAACAAACTGTTGCAAACCCTGATGTGACGATGGACGAAGCAATTGAAAATATTGATATTGGTGGTCCAACAATGTTACGTGCTGCAGCTAAAAACTATAAACATGTAACAACAATTGTACATCCGGCAGATTATCAAGAAGTATTGACGCGATTAAGAAACGATTCGTTAGATGAGTCATATAGACAATCATTAATGATTAAAGTTTTTGAGCATACTGCAGAATATGATGAAGCGATTGTACGTTTCTTTAAAGGGGATAAAGAAACTTTAAGATATGGAGAAAATCCACAACAATCAGCGTATTTTGTGAGAACTTCGAATGCTAAGCACACGATTGCAGGCGCTAAACAATTACATGGGAAACAATTAAGCTATAACAATATTAAAGATGCAGATG
The genomic region above belongs to Staphylococcus aureus and contains:
- the purM gene encoding phosphoribosylformylglycinamidine cyclo-ligase, whose translation is MSKAYEQSGVNIHAGYEAVERMSSHVKRTMRKEVIGGLGGFGATFDLSQLNMTAPVLVSGTDGVGTKLKLAIDYGKHDSIGIDAVAMCVNDILTTGAEPLYFLDYIATNKVVPEVIEQIVKGISDACVETNTALIGGETAEMGEMYHEGEYDVAGFAVGAVEKDDYVDGSEVKEGQVVIGLASSGIHSNGYSLVRKLINESGIDLASNFDNRPFIDVFLEPTKLYVKPVLALKKEVSIKAMNHITGGGFYENIPRALPAGYAARIDTTSFPTPKIFDWLQQQGNIDTNEMYNIFNMGIGYTVIVDEKDVSRALKILAEQNVEAYQIGHIVKNESTAIELLGV
- the purN gene encoding phosphoribosylglycinamide formyltransferase, with the protein product MVKIAIFASGSGSNFENIVEHVESGKLENIEVTALYTDHQNAFCIDRAKKHDIPVYINEPKQFDSKAAYEQHLVTLLNEDKVEWIILAGYMRLIGPDLLASFEGKILNIHPSLLPKYKGIDAIGQAYHSGDTITGSTVHYVDSGMDTGEIIEQRKCDIRPDDSKEQLEEKVKKLEYELYPSVIAKIVK